In Prosthecochloris sp. GSB1, the following proteins share a genomic window:
- the folK gene encoding 2-amino-4-hydroxy-6-hydroxymethyldihydropteridine diphosphokinase, translating into MSSSAKHHDVFIGAGSNMGDRRKNLSKALRLIGELPLTTVEAVSPAYLSEPLGNSDQEWFCNAVFRIRTILEPERLLMACKSIERRMGRPAQYPRWGPRIIDLDILLYDDLDIRLKNLEIPHPEMHRRKFVLVPLLDLDDPFHPGLRQRIHELLESCQDRSTIQRQKHRLQY; encoded by the coding sequence GTGAGTTCGTCAGCAAAACACCACGATGTCTTCATCGGAGCAGGCTCGAACATGGGGGACAGGCGGAAAAACCTCTCGAAAGCACTGCGCTTGATCGGGGAACTTCCCCTGACAACGGTGGAAGCGGTCTCGCCGGCATACCTCTCGGAGCCGTTGGGAAACAGTGACCAGGAATGGTTCTGCAATGCAGTATTCAGGATCCGGACCATCCTGGAGCCCGAAAGGCTCCTCATGGCCTGCAAGTCGATAGAACGCCGCATGGGCAGACCGGCGCAGTATCCCAGATGGGGCCCCAGGATCATCGACCTCGACATTCTCCTCTACGACGATCTCGACATCCGCCTTAAAAATCTTGAGATACCCCATCCCGAAATGCACAGAAGGAAATTCGTCCTCGTCCCGCTTCTCGATCTCGACGATCCCTTCCATCCCGGACTGCGGCAGAGAATTCACGAGCTGCTCGAAAGCTGCCAGGACCGCTCAACAATCCAGAGACAGAAACACCGGCTGCAATACTGA
- the nadC gene encoding carboxylating nicotinate-nucleotide diphosphorylase: MKERDFQNFFDLCRARSIMQALEEDRYDGDLTTMATIDPVQRGRGVICAKADGIIAGIGVAQEVFRGIDSGIAVTPFIADGERVSAGVTVLEARGGVASLLVAERTALNFMQRMSGIATRTRVFAEKIAHTGARILDTRKTAPGLRYFDKEAVKIGGGRNHRFGLFDLVLIKDNHIDAAGGVVPAIERARRYLADKGIDVKIEVEVRSAGELQAALGAVPDIVLLDNFSLDGLREAVALARTHSPEILLEASGNVGLQTVAHIAETGVDFISVGELTHSVTALDLSMTIQFD, translated from the coding sequence ATGAAAGAACGGGATTTCCAGAATTTTTTTGACCTGTGCAGGGCGCGCTCGATCATGCAGGCGCTTGAGGAGGATCGCTACGACGGTGACCTGACGACCATGGCCACGATAGATCCGGTCCAGAGAGGACGCGGGGTCATCTGCGCGAAGGCGGACGGTATTATTGCCGGAATCGGCGTGGCGCAAGAGGTGTTTCGGGGAATCGATTCCGGGATTGCCGTGACTCCGTTCATTGCCGATGGCGAGCGCGTGTCCGCGGGCGTCACGGTTCTCGAGGCGCGGGGCGGCGTCGCGTCGCTGCTGGTCGCGGAACGCACGGCTCTCAACTTCATGCAGAGAATGTCGGGAATTGCGACCCGTACGCGTGTGTTTGCTGAAAAAATTGCGCATACCGGGGCAAGAATTCTCGACACGAGAAAGACGGCGCCAGGCCTCAGGTATTTCGACAAGGAGGCCGTGAAGATAGGCGGCGGTCGGAATCACCGTTTCGGTCTCTTCGATCTTGTACTCATCAAGGACAATCATATCGATGCCGCCGGGGGCGTCGTCCCGGCTATCGAGCGAGCGCGCCGTTATCTGGCCGACAAGGGGATCGACGTGAAAATAGAGGTTGAAGTCCGATCGGCCGGGGAGCTTCAGGCGGCGCTCGGGGCGGTTCCGGATATCGTCCTGCTCGACAATTTTTCCCTCGACGGGCTTCGGGAAGCTGTCGCGCTGGCAAGAACGCATTCACCGGAAATACTGCTGGAGGCGTCAGGAAATGTAGGACTGCAAACGGTAGCGCACATCGCCGAAACGGGCGTGGATTTCATTTCGGTCGGCGAATTGACACACAGCGTCACGGCGCTCGATCTTTCCATGACGATTCAATTCGATTGA
- the folB gene encoding dihydroneopterin aldolase: MTKHESGSCIRLVNLTFYAHHGVHREEHFVGAKYEVDAEMHFDYRKAARNDDIASTIDYRQVYEKIRGVITQKKYYLIEAVAYTIATEFLASNPVLDSITVKVRKRNPPIGGVCDFAEAVYTAVNPERS; this comes from the coding sequence ATGACAAAGCACGAAAGCGGTTCCTGCATACGCCTCGTCAACCTCACGTTTTACGCCCACCACGGCGTTCACCGTGAAGAACATTTCGTGGGAGCGAAATACGAAGTGGACGCCGAGATGCATTTCGATTACCGCAAGGCGGCCCGCAACGACGATATCGCCAGCACGATAGACTACCGGCAGGTCTACGAAAAAATCAGGGGCGTAATCACGCAGAAAAAATACTACCTCATCGAAGCCGTAGCCTATACCATCGCGACCGAGTTCCTCGCATCCAATCCCGTGCTCGATTCGATAACCGTCAAGGTCAGAAAACGCAATCCGCCCATAGGAGGCGTCTGCGATTTCGCGGAGGCGGTTTACACAGCGGTAAATCCCGAACGTTCGTGA
- the tig gene encoding trigger factor produces MQKNINNVSETEQKLEIILTADEFRPELDREIESTRQNIQIKGFRKGRVPAGMVKKLVGPAIEASVAEKLASKYFGEIAEADNLKPASRAELEDFSFGDDQLTITLAYQVHPEFEVGDFSDYTFVQDIYTVTDEDVDREINLILKGHGTLVPAEGPAGEHDTIIADVTRLGGPEEAKEEHKTENHHFNLEYLPEDNQFRTALVGRKAGETVSVDVEAKEEDDESYRYEVAVKEVKTLELPELNDELVKEITSQKFDTAEAFRQDVRQQLEEHFSNKSEQDLLEAISSKLIEENPVPTPSAMVESFENMLLENAKRQMGGKLPAGMDEQELRSSLRPNAEKHARWMLISQKIAEMNDLEVKEEDIRAFAEKEAAKSPDLKAEDLVNTYNSAEFRDYVTDTILKDKIYNAIKTKVTINGENRSLPVHNG; encoded by the coding sequence TTGCAAAAGAATATCAACAACGTCAGCGAGACGGAACAGAAGCTGGAAATCATTCTCACAGCCGACGAGTTCAGGCCCGAACTCGATCGCGAGATAGAAAGCACGAGACAGAACATACAGATCAAGGGCTTCCGGAAAGGCCGAGTACCGGCCGGCATGGTAAAAAAGCTGGTTGGCCCGGCAATCGAAGCCAGCGTTGCGGAAAAGCTCGCGTCGAAATATTTCGGTGAAATCGCCGAAGCCGACAACCTCAAACCGGCCAGCCGCGCCGAACTCGAGGATTTCTCTTTCGGCGACGACCAGTTGACCATAACCCTGGCCTATCAGGTCCATCCCGAATTCGAAGTCGGTGATTTCAGCGACTACACCTTCGTACAGGACATCTATACCGTTACCGACGAAGACGTGGACCGCGAAATCAACCTCATTCTGAAAGGCCACGGCACCCTGGTTCCCGCGGAAGGCCCCGCCGGCGAACATGACACCATCATAGCCGACGTAACACGGCTCGGCGGCCCTGAAGAGGCGAAGGAAGAACACAAGACCGAAAACCACCACTTCAACCTCGAATATCTTCCCGAAGACAATCAGTTCCGCACGGCGCTCGTCGGCCGCAAGGCGGGAGAAACCGTTTCCGTCGATGTCGAGGCAAAGGAAGAAGACGATGAATCGTACCGCTACGAGGTTGCCGTCAAGGAAGTCAAAACCCTTGAGCTTCCCGAACTGAACGACGAACTGGTCAAGGAAATCACCAGCCAGAAATTCGACACGGCCGAAGCTTTCCGGCAGGACGTGCGCCAGCAACTCGAAGAGCATTTCAGCAACAAATCCGAACAGGACCTTCTCGAAGCGATTTCCTCGAAGCTCATCGAGGAAAACCCCGTACCGACCCCGTCGGCAATGGTCGAATCCTTCGAGAACATGCTGCTTGAAAACGCAAAACGCCAGATGGGAGGCAAGCTTCCCGCTGGCATGGACGAACAGGAACTCCGCTCCTCCCTGCGCCCGAATGCTGAAAAGCATGCTCGCTGGATGCTCATCAGCCAGAAAATCGCCGAGATGAACGATCTCGAAGTCAAGGAAGAAGACATTCGCGCATTCGCGGAAAAAGAGGCCGCGAAAAGTCCGGACCTCAAGGCCGAGGACCTTGTCAATACGTACAATTCCGCCGAATTCCGCGATTATGTGACCGATACCATCCTGAAGGACAAGATCTACAACGCCATCAAGACAAAAGTCACCATCAACGGAGAAAACAGGTCCCTGCCCGTGCACAACGGGTAA
- a CDS encoding ArsA family ATPase, whose protein sequence is MGKGGVGKTTVSAATATAIARSGKRVLIMSTDVAHSLADALGVELNPKPVEVEKNLYAMEVNVLAEIRENWNELYSYFSAILVNDGASEVVAEELAVVPGMEEMISLRHIWKAAKSGNYDVIVVDAAPTGETMRLLGMPESYGWYSEKIGGWHTKAIGFAAPLLNRFMPKKNIFKLMPEVNDHMKELHGMLQDKQITTFRVVVNPENMVIKEALRVQTYLNLFGYKLDAVVVNKILPQQSSDDYLTCLISQQQKYLKVIDDCFYPIPILKASQAPHEVIKTDQLSLLGGQIFDGAKPDDILYKEDKTQVLEKVDGKYVLRLHLPNVEITKLNVNIKGDELLVDINNFRKSIVLPNILIGRKTEGADFEQGHLNITFAN, encoded by the coding sequence CTGGGGAAGGGAGGCGTCGGCAAAACGACTGTTTCCGCAGCTACCGCAACGGCAATTGCGCGGAGCGGAAAACGGGTGCTGATCATGAGCACCGACGTCGCGCACAGCCTCGCTGACGCCCTGGGTGTTGAACTTAACCCCAAGCCTGTGGAGGTGGAAAAAAATCTCTACGCGATGGAGGTGAACGTTCTGGCTGAAATCAGGGAAAACTGGAATGAGCTCTATTCCTATTTTTCAGCCATTCTCGTCAACGACGGAGCGAGCGAAGTCGTTGCCGAAGAGCTGGCGGTCGTTCCGGGCATGGAAGAGATGATCAGTCTCCGTCATATCTGGAAAGCGGCCAAATCGGGCAATTACGACGTCATTGTCGTCGATGCCGCCCCGACCGGCGAAACCATGCGCCTTCTCGGCATGCCCGAATCGTATGGATGGTACTCCGAGAAAATCGGAGGATGGCATACCAAGGCGATCGGTTTCGCGGCTCCGCTTCTGAACCGTTTCATGCCGAAGAAAAATATCTTCAAGCTGATGCCGGAAGTCAACGACCACATGAAGGAACTGCACGGCATGCTGCAGGACAAGCAGATCACGACCTTCCGGGTCGTCGTCAATCCCGAAAACATGGTCATCAAGGAGGCTCTGCGCGTTCAGACCTATCTCAACCTGTTCGGCTACAAGCTCGATGCGGTGGTGGTCAACAAGATCCTGCCGCAACAGTCTTCGGATGATTACCTGACCTGCCTGATTTCCCAGCAGCAGAAGTATCTGAAAGTCATCGACGACTGTTTCTACCCGATTCCGATACTGAAGGCTTCCCAGGCGCCGCACGAAGTCATCAAGACCGATCAGTTGAGCCTTCTCGGCGGCCAGATTTTCGACGGGGCCAAGCCGGACGATATCCTCTACAAGGAGGATAAAACCCAGGTGCTCGAGAAGGTGGATGGCAAGTATGTGCTTCGTCTGCACTTGCCGAACGTCGAGATCACCAAGCTCAACGTCAACATCAAGGGCGACGAGTTGCTGGTGGATATCAACAACTTCAGGAAAAGCATCGTACTTCCCAACATCCTTATCGGCAGGAAAACCGAAGGGGCGGATTTCGAACAGGGTCACCTCAATATCACCTTCGCAAATTAG